In one Thermoanaerobaculia bacterium genomic region, the following are encoded:
- a CDS encoding glycosyltransferase family 4 protein has protein sequence MRILLFSDSLYPEFVGGIERRNADLAAALGRRGHAVTLAGFGRSDGPSAAGVRVLSLGGNRPLYSAAGSRAARPAIGLARAAWRIPLGDYDAVETSNVPFVHLFPLAARCASAGKPLLVSWYEYWGSYWNSYAGFRAPFYRAVERVSAQIGDVVASSALTAGRLARRLRRDVPVVSCGTDVDDIAAAVAGVEEEPGRVIYAGRLLAHKRVDLLLDAVAAIPVARLVVYGEGPERESLLRRACGLGITARVEFRAPSPDRAELWREIGKSAVAAQPSSREGFGIFPLEALAAGVPVVYVRSEHSAVEEVVRHGIEGVRTEPDAAALARAIAGLLDDGPARRSMGARGRARAGEYRADRSAAAVEEVFERLLGRRRVRGGAEPGRRDSAA, from the coding sequence ATGCGGATCCTGCTGTTCAGTGACAGCCTCTATCCCGAATTCGTCGGAGGAATCGAGCGGCGCAACGCCGATCTCGCGGCGGCGCTCGGCCGGCGCGGCCACGCGGTCACGCTCGCCGGATTCGGGCGAAGCGACGGGCCCTCGGCGGCGGGCGTTCGGGTGCTCTCGCTCGGCGGCAACCGCCCGCTCTATTCGGCGGCGGGCTCCCGGGCGGCGCGTCCCGCGATCGGGTTGGCACGCGCGGCCTGGCGGATCCCGCTCGGCGACTACGACGCCGTCGAGACCTCGAACGTCCCGTTCGTTCATCTCTTTCCGCTCGCGGCCCGCTGCGCGTCCGCCGGAAAGCCGTTGCTGGTGAGCTGGTACGAGTACTGGGGAAGCTACTGGAACTCTTACGCGGGGTTCCGGGCGCCGTTCTACCGCGCGGTCGAGCGGGTGTCGGCGCAGATCGGCGACGTCGTCGCATCGAGCGCGCTCACCGCGGGTCGCCTCGCGCGCCGCCTTCGCCGTGACGTTCCGGTCGTTTCCTGCGGCACGGACGTCGACGACATCGCCGCGGCGGTCGCCGGCGTCGAGGAGGAGCCCGGACGGGTCATCTACGCGGGGCGCCTGCTCGCGCACAAGCGGGTCGACCTGCTGCTCGACGCCGTCGCGGCGATTCCGGTCGCTCGTCTCGTCGTGTACGGGGAGGGGCCGGAGCGCGAGTCGCTGCTTCGGCGCGCGTGCGGCCTCGGGATCACCGCCCGGGTCGAGTTCCGCGCGCCCTCGCCGGACCGCGCCGAGCTGTGGCGCGAAATCGGAAAATCCGCCGTCGCCGCGCAGCCGTCCTCCCGGGAAGGATTCGGGATCTTTCCGCTGGAAGCGCTCGCGGCGGGCGTCCCGGTCGTCTACGTCCGGTCGGAGCACAGTGCCGTCGAGGAGGTCGTTCGCCACGGAATCGAAGGAGTGCGGACGGAGCCGGACGCCGCCGCGCTCGCGCGCGCGATTGCCGGACTCCTCGACGACGGTCCGGCGCGCCGGTCGATGGGAGCCCGGGGACGCGCGCGAGCCGGTGAGTATCGGGCCGACCGGTCGGCGGCCGCCGTCGAGGAGGTCTTCGAACGGCTGCTCGGCCGCCGGCGGGTCCGCGGCGGCGCCGAGCCCGGGCGCCGCGACTCGGCCGCGTAG